The window ACGACTTTTTGGAGTGGACTCAATGTTCAAATGTTCTATTGTTCAAAATAGGAATGTACAAGCTAATAAAAATTGATTTACCACAATTTATGAAGAAGTTACTAATTTATTAGCTAAAATATTAACCGTCAACAAGTTAAACTTAAAGTATTAAATAGATGAAATTAGTTAAAAATGCAGCAGGTAGATTAATACCAATTGAAATAAACAGTAAATCTGTAGTACCTTTTAAAGGAGTAGAAAAATACCGTCCTGAAGGATTTAAAAAAGCTCCCAAAATATCAACGAATATTGATTTTCCTAAAGATGGAAATAAAATTGTGCCATCACTAAAAGAAGCACTTGTAAAGGCAGGAATAAAAGATGGAATGACAATTTCAACTCATCATCATTTCAGGAATGGAGACCTGATTGCTAATCAGGTTTTTGATGCTATTAAAGAAATAGGTGTGAAAGACTTAATTTGGTTTCCTTCTGCATCATTTCCTTGTCATGAACATTTAATTCAATATCTTGAAGATGGAACAATAAACCATATTGAAGGAAGTATGAACGGTCCTTTGGGCAGATTTTGTTCTGAAGGAAAAATGAAAGGTACAGGTGTGCTTCGTTCACATGGAGGAAGATATCAGGCAGTGCAAGACGGAGATGTTAATATTGATATTGCAATAATTGGTGCTGCTTGTTCCGATTCTTTTGGAAATGCAAACGGTTTATACGGACAATCTGCTTGTGGTTTGCTTGGATTTGCTTTAGCCGATTCGCAATATGCTGATAAAGTAATTGTTGTTACTGATAATATGGTTAGATTTCCATGTATTCCATGGCAAATACAAGGAAATTACGTTGATTATACAGTAGAAATGGATAGAATAGGAATTCCTGAAAAAATTGTAAGTGGTACAACTAAAATAACTAAAAGTCCTGATCGGCTACTATTAGCTGAATTGGTCGCTAAATTCTGTGATGTTACCGAAATAATAAAAGATGGTTTTTCATTCCAGTCCGGTGCCGGAGGAACTTCTCTTGCCGTAGGTGAATATTTTGCCGAAATAATGAAAGCTAAAGGTATAAAAGCAAGATTTGCAAGAGGCGGTAGTAATAAGTACCTTGTTAAAATGCTTGAAGATGGTTTGGTAGATTATATTCTTGACGGACAAACTTTCGACCTTGAAGGTGTAAGGTCTATGGCAGAAAATCCAAATCATGTATGGACAAGCCCGTTTACAAGTTACAACTATCATAGCAAAGGCAATTTTGCAGGAATGGTTGATGTTGTAATTCTCGGTGCTACCGAAGTTGATGTTAATTTTAATGCAAACGTTGTTACTCATTCTGACGGTTATTTATTGCATGGAATAGGCGGTTGGCAAAATTGTCTGTTATCAAAAACAGTTATTCTTCCAATTCCTTTATTTAGAGATCGTATTCCTGTTGTTGTTGATGAAGTAACTACCATTTGCGGACCCGGTGAACTTATTGATGTGATTGTAACTGAAAGAGGTATAGCTATAAATCCATTAAGAAAAGACCTTATTGAAAAAACAAAAAACTCGGGACTTCCAATTAAAACAATAAATGAATTAAAAGAAGAAGCAGAAAAAATTTGTGGTATTCCTGACAAACCAAAATTTGAAGAAAAAGTTGTAGCAGCAATTAAATGGGTTGATGGTACTGTGATTGATGTTGTCAGACAGATTAAAAAATAACAATCGTAATTTTAGATGTGTGATTAGTAATTAGTGTTTGTCCATAAAGTACGTTATTGCGGACGTCTGCCTGTCCGGTAGGCAAGGAGTGAAGCAACTCCTCTTACGACTGAAAGGAGAACGGCGAAGCCCTAACCGAAGGTAAATCTTATTATCAATGTGCTGAATATCAAATTGAATAATATGAAAACTCAATTGCATCACTGAAATATCAAGCCATTTAGAGTTTTCTTGCAGATACAAAGTAAAAATAACCAATTAATCTACCCCTTTTTTATTAAATAAGATATAACCAAAGTTGAACAGAACATAAAATTGTTTTTCCGGCTTATCATAATAATTAAAACTGATACTTACCGGTCCTGCTATTGTATGATAAACTAATGCTGCATATCCGAGATAAGACCTGTTTTCTAAGGGTTTTCCAAATTCGGGAATTTGTTCATTTGAGTATATTCTTTCAAAAGGTTTAAATAAATAAGTTTCAATATGTAAATTCAAATTATCAAAAAGTGAAAAAACAGGTTTTATACCAAGTGCTACATAAGTAAATGCCCTGTAATTTGTTAAAAACAGAGTTTTGCTATGTGGGTTGGGTTGAAATACAGGTGATATTAACATTGTAGAAATATAATTATAAAAGAAGAATTTATTAGTAAAATTATATTCAAAATAAGCTCCTAATGAAAAATATTTATTTAATTTATAAAAATTATCATATTTTAGATTTAGTTGAAGATAATCATGATATTTTTCGGGTTTAGTATTCGGCAGATAAATTGAAGTAGAACCCGGTGTATATTCTTCATATCCATTTACATACCTGGCTTTTACCATTAAATAAGTTCCTGAATTAGGAAATTGTCTGTAATTTAATGTATTATATTCATAAGTTGAATGCAAAGTTGATAAACTAAAATTTGTTTTATCGGCAGTATCTGTTTTAAGAAAATAAGGCGTTTGGTAATATTCGTCAATAGTTTCTGAGATAGCACCACCGAATATAAGCCTGCTGTTTATTTTTAAAGGAAATCCAATATCTATGCGCAAATTCTTTTCATTTTGAATAAGGTACGAAGGTCTTACATCTTCAAAGAAAAGTTCATTGCTGCTTTTAAAGAAATCCCAACGATTCATTGTTATACCGATAGATGTATAAAATGGAGTAATAATTTTTTTTGAAACAAATCTTGTTGGTGGAAAATCAATTCTTGTTTTTACTTGAACGGATCCGTAAAATCGTCCAAAATATGTATTAGCCGAAAAACTATAAGATCTATTTGAAAGGTGTTTATATTCAACACTTCCAAATGCCTGGTTTAATGATGATGAGGAGATGTTGC of the Bacteroidales bacterium genome contains:
- the citF gene encoding citrate lyase subunit alpha, whose protein sequence is MKLVKNAAGRLIPIEINSKSVVPFKGVEKYRPEGFKKAPKISTNIDFPKDGNKIVPSLKEALVKAGIKDGMTISTHHHFRNGDLIANQVFDAIKEIGVKDLIWFPSASFPCHEHLIQYLEDGTINHIEGSMNGPLGRFCSEGKMKGTGVLRSHGGRYQAVQDGDVNIDIAIIGAACSDSFGNANGLYGQSACGLLGFALADSQYADKVIVVTDNMVRFPCIPWQIQGNYVDYTVEMDRIGIPEKIVSGTTKITKSPDRLLLAELVAKFCDVTEIIKDGFSFQSGAGGTSLAVGEYFAEIMKAKGIKARFARGGSNKYLVKMLEDGLVDYILDGQTFDLEGVRSMAENPNHVWTSPFTSYNYHSKGNFAGMVDVVILGATEVDVNFNANVVTHSDGYLLHGIGGWQNCLLSKTVILPIPLFRDRIPVVVDEVTTICGPGELIDVIVTERGIAINPLRKDLIEKTKNSGLPIKTINELKEEAEKICGIPDKPKFEEKVVAAIKWVDGTVIDVVRQIKK